The DNA region GGTCGTTATCCGAACAATTTAAATGGGTCAAAGATATATTGTTACTAAGATCAAAAGTTGAAAGCTTATTTCCACGGCAATCTAATCGGATTAGTGCAGTAAAAGATGATATACCAACTAAGGACTCAATATCCCTATAAGTAATATATAAAGAAGATATGTTTTGAGCTTCACTTAATTGTATTTCATTATCATTATTAATATCTATTGCAACCCAATTATCTGATAGGTCCTTTGCAATTAGATTTGTTTTAGTGGCTGATAACAATGTATTCTTGAACTTTTGATCTGGAATATTCACTGTTTGTCCATGAACAAACATTATATTAAATAACATGAAAATTTTTAATAATTTTTTCATTCTTAATTATTGGCAACGCCCAGCATAAGAAAAGTAGGGCTGTTAAAATTCTCTGACCTTCGATCTGGCTCAAGCCAAAGCTTTTGTATTTTGTGATTATTTTTTCTTTTTAATTGCCAAATCTAAAGATTTGGCGACCTCGTAAATATAGCCAAAACCCTTATCTTAAGCACTATCCGCCCTATTTTTTTTATACCTTGTTAGGCTCTGTTGCTCTTGTTCCATTCCAATTGGCATCTTTTTTCGCAACATTTGGTTTCCCGCGTCAATATTCAATTCCCCCGTTTAAAATTCCCCCGGACAGATTGTAAAAAACTTTTAAATTTTAATTAATTCCGCACAGCAATTGTCTTTTTTATTTTTTTAAAGATTGTCCACGCGAATTGGAACGTCTCCGCTTAAGGAATTCTCTAATTACCAGTGTTTTTTGCAATCTTTTTTCGCGTTTTAAATTACTTTCGCCCAATAGTGCCTAACAATTGTATAAATGCCTAACAATTGTACATAGTTGTAATTATTTTTATAATTGAAATTAAGAAGCTAAAACGAAGAATACTACAAATAGGTTGGAGTAGGGGTTTCTATTTAGCGACTACCCACCAAATATAAGAAGAAATATTTTAAAATGAAATTAAATAGGGGTGGATAGTTAAATAACCTAATTACAATTAATAAATGATTCTTGTTTCAGGAAAAACATTAACCCATGCAAACCAAAAAACCTCATGTGCAGGTATCCGTAAGAGGCGTTGTTTTTCCGGGCCTACCAAAGCCTCTTCTTTTACTAGCCATACTTCGCCATTAATATCTTTTAATTTCCCATTCTTATAGGTTTTGAATTGCTGGTTATCAATGGCATAGGCACGGCTGGCTCCGTTACTTTCGGTGATGATTAACAACCGTTGATCTTCAATCTTATCGTGATGAATTCTTTTACGTTTTAAATAATCTACAGCAATGGCTAAGGGTTGTGCTGCAAAGTTTTTGGGGCGAGGTATAAAAACCCTAGCTTTATTGGGTAAACGCCTGTCCAATCTTTGTACTGGAAACATCAGGTTGTCATCCGCAAAATAGTCCTTGTAAGCTTCACCTTCAGCATAATTTCTGGCATGCCCAGTTTCAATAGAGAGCACTTGCGTAGTTGGATGCCGCTTTCGCCATGCTCCCCAAGTCGTGGTTTCTACAGGTAGCGTAGATAGCTCAATATTCTGTTCAACCAAAGGACCCACTACAGGGGTACCCATAATAGTATTCCATAACGATTGCGTAGCCTGGTCATACATTAATTTATTAGAGCGATAGAGAAATCCACTGGTTCCTAATTTATGCTTTACGCCGTTATATTCAGTATCATAGATAATAACGGTACCGCAAAGTGTACAATACACAACTGCAATAGATTGGTCTCCTATATCGTCCGTAAGAAATTCGTGCCATGCCAAAATACGTTTTGGATACGCACGAGCTTCTCCATGAATTACAAGGCCAAAAACAACGTCAGTATCTGAAAGATATGTGGCCTCATTGGCAGCCATCATGGTAGGTGATTTTAACGTTGGGATACCGTCCTTGCTAACACCACCCCAAACAATTTCGTCCAATCGAATTATGGTTTGGTTCTCTCTTCCAGTAAAGTATTTATAAAAAGCAGAATCAACAGCACTATACAAATATCCTTTAAAGTCAGCATAGTAATTTCCATATTTGGGCGAACGTTTCCACAACCATTGGATACCATTAAAATAATCAGCTTTAAGTTCAGGCTCATGTTTGTTCAATACGGCTTTAATTTCTTGTTGTTGCCAATCATCTTTGCTTAACCTCAATATATCAAGTAGCGGAGCTATATAGCCTTGAGACCAATTTTGTTGTAAAAAACGTAACGCTGCTGTCTTTTTTTGCTGATCGTAACCAATAAGATTCTTAAAAATTTGTAGAGTGTCCACTAACTTTGGTGCTGATTGCTTGGTGTTACTATCTAAAAAGCTATTGTAATCAATAGGTAAGGTGGAAGCCAGACGCTGATTTGCCCAGTAGCCGTATTCTCTTACTGCCGCTTTATTAATGATATTTCCACGTTTATCAAATAACAAATAGGGTTCTATTTTATACAGTCTAGAAACTTGGTTTTGCACCTTTTTTCCTAGAGATTGGGTTCTGCTAGACCCCAATTTTCGCTGTTCTGCAAGTGAGACGTTAACTTGTACTTCATTTTCAGAAGACATGGTTAACCCGAGGTGTTTGATGGTTAAAAATTCAGGAAAGTGCAGTTGATAATTCCCAGTGAGACTATCGGGTTGAATAAGCGTACTTAATTCTGTTGGATTAAGAATGGTCTTAAACGTTCCTGCTTCATACTCTTCAAAAGTAAGCTCGTAGCCCAATTCTTTTAGTGCCGCTTTATTGGGACTCTTTAAAAGACTTCGTAAAAAGTGCGGTAAGCTGTGAGTATAGATATTTTCTCTTCTCTTACTATAACGCGTATCATCAGGTTTTGCTTTGTTAATGTATTGACCGTTGCCTTTGTAATAGGTAGAACCATCTGTTTTGATGGATAACTCCTCAAGCCAGAAACGAATAGTATAGCCTAAGTAGTCGTTTTCTATTTCTAAGAGATCGGTTGCATTTACCGTTAAGATTTCATTCTTTTCTTCGAATTGCAAAACTTCTGGATTTAAAATTTTACAACTAGCGGCAGCTTTGCCTTCTCCCAATAGGGTTTTTCTAAATCTTCTAAAATTTTTCTTCCATTTTCTACTCTTTTTAGCCGTAAGGAGAACTTCATTCAAATTTACAGTTTTACCAAACATTTCGAGCGTATCACGATTCACTAGACTTTGATATTGCTCTGGGCTAATGGATAGTGTTTTGTATAATACATGCCTTATAACGAGTAATTGCGTTTCCTGTTTGGAAACGTTAAGTTTACAGTAGCCATTTTTATCGCTTATAGTACCTAGGCTGGAGTTGTTTATAAAAATATGGGCGTCTACTATTGGTTTTTTAGTGACTTCATCAATCAAACGGAATTTCAACTCGAGGTTCTGAGCGTTGACCAATTGTAGGCAACTCAGTCCAATCCAGAAGCAAAAAAATATCCGTCTCATTTTAAATATAAACATTAACTCCTAAAAATAGACGGTAAAATGAGCCTCTAATTACACCTAAAATTTTGGTTGATTTCACCTCTATTAAACTCCATCATGATGATTTAAGAAGTTAGTATTTAAAAGAAAAGCTTCACTTTGCAAAGTGAAGCTTTAAAAAATGTCTTTTATCGCTATGTATGTTATAAATTATCCCCTTATTTTATTTTTAAATTTTTCAAATTTATTGCCCTCCTTTTTTGGCCAGTTATTATTAGAAGTATCTACATCTGCAGTCTCTAAATCAGGATCTATTGCAATATTTATAATTTCTTTATTAGAATAAACTGCTTTGGTAACTTCTTTATCATTATATCTCCAAATTTGAGCGGGATACGTTTTCCTTTCTTTTGAACCGTCTGCGTAGGTATATTCAACAATAATTGGCATTACTAAGCCTCCGGGCTTATCAAATGTAATTTCGTAGAAATACTTAGAATTGGCTCTTTTAGGAGACTTAAATTTTAATGTTTTTGTAGTATCTTGAACAAAATTAACGATATCTCCTTTTCTTTCTTCAGCATAGAATTTTTTTACATTTTTAATTCCTATATCAGTAACGTCAGTTGTATAGAACCAACCTCTCCAAAACCAATCTAAGTCAATAGCAGAAGCATCTTCCATTGTTCTAAAGAAATCTGCAGGTGTTGGGTGTTTAAACATCCAACGTTGAGAATACGTTCTAAAAGCATGATCAAATAATTCTCTACCCATAATGGTTTCACGTAAAATCCACAATGCAGTTGCAGGTTTTCCGTATGCATTGTTACCAAAACTATATACATTATCTCCTTTTGACATAATAGGAGCTATATAAGCTTGATCTCCATCCATATAATCAACAATATTTTTTGGTAACCCTCTTCGTAAAGGATATCCTTCTTCATAATCCATCATTGCCAACATTTGAACAAATGAATTTAAACCTTCATCCATCCAAGTCCATTGACGCTCATCAGAATTTACAATCATCGGAAAAAAGTTGTGTCCAACTTCGTGAATAGTCACTCCAATCATTCTATATTTTGTTCTATCGGAGTAGGTCCCATCCGGATTAGGTCTACCAGGATTGAAACATATTTGAGGATATTCCATTCCCATTTGTCCATCCACTCCAATAGCTTTGTGGTAAGGATAATCAAATGTATGTCTAGAGTAGGTTTTTAATGTTTGAGCCACAGCTCTTGTAGAGTGATCGCCATATAATGGATTGGCTTCTCTGGTATAGTATGAATACGCCATAACCGTTTTGCCATTAATATCAACAGCCATACCATCCCAAATAAACTTTCTAGAGGTAGCAAAAGCATAATCTCTAACATTTTCTGCAAAAAACTTCCATGTCTTTGTTTTCTTAGAAAAGCCTTTTTCAAGTTTTATGGCTTCGTCTTGAGAGTGAATTATAACAGGATTATCAAAGGTTTTTTTTGCTTCAGCTAACTTTTTGAGTTGTTTTTTTGTTAAGACTTCTTTTTCATTCAACAATACTCCAGTTGCTCCAAGCATATGGTCAGCAGGAGTGGTAATGTTTACCGTATAATCTCCAAACTCTAAAGCAAATTCACTTCTTCCCCAAAATTGATCGTTTTGCCAACCCTCTACATTATCATACACACATAATCTCGGAAAGAATTGTGCAATAACATAACTGTTATTGCCATCCTCAGGGAAATGCTCAAAACCAGATCTACCACCATCGGTTATATGATTGTTTATATTGTACCACCAAGAAACCTTAAACTTAAATGTTTCTCCAGATGCTAAAGGTTTCGGTAAGTTTATACGCATCATGGTTTGATTGATGGTGTGTGACAAACTACTGTCGTCTATATTTGTAACACTTGTTATGTTAAACCCACCATCAAAAGGATCATTCAAATAGGCTTTGTCAAACCTAGCTTTTGTTGTACCTTTTGGAATTGCACTTGGTTGAATATCTGGCGTTTTAGAATCTGCAGCACGCATATTTTGATCTAATTGTAACCATAAATAGGTTAATTCATCTGCTGAGTTATTGTGGTAAGTTATTGTTTCACTTCCGGTAATTTTTTGATTTTTATCATCTAATATAATATCGATAACATAATCTACTTTTTGCTGTGTGTAATTTACACCAGGAGCACCGGAGGCGGTTCGTTGGCTATTAGGCGTTGCTAGAACATCTTTAAGCTGTCTAAATTTATTTTGATTTGTATGTCCTTCCTGTGTTTTTCTAGGAGTGTTTTGTGCAAAAACAGCAGTTGATATAAACAACACAGATAGTACAAAAGTGGTTAATTTTTTCATGTTTTAATTGTTAGTTTTTTAAAGAGGGTTAAATTAAGAAGAAATGTGTTTAGAATGAAATTAAATAGGAAGTGTTATTTAAAAGGTTTTTATTAATGCTATAAACACAACTTCTTATTCAATTATAGCTGCATTAATAAATTCCTGTAATTGTTGGCGTAAGCCTAACTGCCTGTAAGGCGAAAGTTGAATCATCATTACATACACCAAGTTATGTTTTGCATCTATTTTAAAGTAAGTGCCTGCGGCTCCACCCCAACCATATACTTTTTCTAAGACATTGGGGTTTTCTCCACGAATGGCAAAGCCCAAACCGAAACTTGCTTCCCCATTTGGCAATCTAAGCCCTTCTGATTGATGTTTTCTTGTTTCATCTAAATGGTCAGCAGTCATTAATGCGATGGTTTCTGGTTTTAAAATGCTGACGTTATTTAAACTTCCATCGTTTAGAAGCATTTGACAAAATTTTAAATAATCAAAGGTGGTGGAGACTAAACCGCCACCACCATTAAAAAGGGTAACTTCATTAATATATCTATTGTCATCATGGGGTTCTGACACATAGAGTCCGCCGTTGGCATTCCATCTGTAACCTGTTGCAAAACGATGGACTTTACTTCTAGGCAATTGAAAATGGGTATCGTTCATTTGTAGAGGTTCAAAAATGGAATCTTTTAGGTACTGTTTTAGTGTTTTGCCAGAAAGCACTTCAATTAAATAGCCGCAGATATTAGTAGACAGCCCATATTGCCAGTTGGTACCGGGCTCAAATTGCAGCGGGATTGTGCTCAGTTTTTTTACAAATTCTTTATTGTTTTTTGAGGTATACAAATTGGCTTGAGTATAGTATTGGTTTAGTGTTGTATTACGACCATTTCCGTAATTATAACCTGAGGTATGCCTTAACAGATCTATAATCCGTATTGGATTTTTGGCTGGAACTAAGGTAGTACCGTTTAGAACATTTAATTTTTTAAATTCAGGTATGTATTTGTAAAGGGGATCGTCCAATTTGAATTTTCCTTGTTCGTACAATTGCATTAACGCAACAGATACAATGGGTTTGGTCATTGAAAAAATTCTAAAGATGCTATTTTCATTTACAGGTGTTTCTTTTTCAATATTCAAATACCCATAACTGTCAAAATAAATGAGTTTTCCGTTACGTAGTATTCCAGTTTGGATACCAGCTAATTGTTTTTCATCCACTAACTTATGAAAATAGATTTCCATTTTTTGGAGTGAATCTTTAGATATATTTGCCTTATCTGGGTTTGATAAATCAGTCAATTGAAATTGAGCAAAAGTATTGTAATTACCTATTAATGATATAATTAATAAGCTATAAATTGTTTTTAATGTTTTCATGGGTTTAATTTACTTTTAATTAAAAAAGTAATGCTGTGCAAAATTAAATTTTTGTTTTCCTTTTTTACAATTATGTAATAATAAAAAGAATAGAGAGCAAAAAAAAGACGGGCACAAAAGCTACTTATTTTTAAATAATTAACATTCTCATCGGATAATCCAAATTTCGACACATTGCATAAATCAAAACCAAATAAATAGTTAAATACTTTCAAAGAAAATTTTTCATATTTATTTAGCAATTTTTACTTTTTTTTCTTTTTTTGAATGATATGTCAGGATAAACGAGAAAGTAAAAATAAAGATAACTAAAATAATTTGATATAATTTTAAGCTGATATGTAAGCTGTCAAAACTTGATTTATTTAAAGAATTAACTAACAAAATTGTACTAAAAAAAATAGTTATTCTTAAGATGATTATGGCTATAATTAATAAGGATAAACTCTTAAAAATCCTCACATTTAAGTTTTCATTTTTGTATAATAGATATATAAACCTTATTGGTAAAATTGTTATAAGAGTTAGTACTCCTATTGAAACAGAATTTAAGTTGGCATCGTTTGTTCCCAGTTCTTTGGCTAGATATATTGACACAGTGAGGAATAATTCTGTTATGGAAAGAAATGCTATAAACAATAAAATACCATTTATATAAGGTTTAATTTTATTCAATATATATGTTTTTCGGTTTACTTTGCTAAATTCTTGGGTTAACATATCTGTATTTCCCATTCTTTTTTTGGCAATTAAAAAGGCTTCCTCTTCGACTAAACCGATTTTTTGTAATTGTTCTATCTCCTCTAAGATGTGACTTTCTAATTCATTGGTATTGTCAATTGTTATATTAGGATTTTGAGACAAGTTAGCTTTCCAACTGTTTATGCTATTCTTTAAATTAAATTTGGTTCTATTTTCCATAGTTTTAATATTATTTGGTTGATTGCTGTCCAATTTTCTTTTTCTGATGCCAGTTCTTTTTTTCCTTTATCACATAGTTTATAGTATTTTCTTTTTCTTCCCGAGTCGCCAATTTTCCAATACGATTGAATAAATTCTTTTTTTTCTAGTTTGTGTAAAACAGGGTATAAAGTACCATCTCCATAGGCTATTTTGCCATTAGAAATATCCTTTACTTTTTTAATAATTTCATAACCGTACGATTCGTTTTTTGATAGGATGGATAGAATAATTGGAATAGAAGAAGCTCCAATTAATTCTTTAGATAGTTTTTCCATAGTTGTTTCTTTGAGAATACAAACATACATAGAAGTTCTATGTATATCAAATATTTTTGATTTTTTTTCTAAATGACGAAATCTCAAGTTTTCATTTTACTTAGTAGTGCAGGATGCTAAGACGAGTTCTTTTTATTTGTTGTCATTAATTTCCATCCTCATTTTTAACAAATCGGGTTGAAGTCCAATTTTTTTGTACGCATTTATAGCACTACTATTGTTAGCATAAACATCTAGCTGAATTTCAGAAATACCTTGAGTCGCTGCCCATGTTATTAATTCATGAGTCAGCTTTCCGTTAATACCTTTTCCTCTATGGTTTGGGGAAACATACATAAACCCCAAATACGCAAATTGATCTGGTTTTTTATAGGATGCAGAATTTTTAATCAATGCATAGCCAGAACCCACAAGTTCATTATTAATTACGGCAACTAGTAGTTGAGCATCATTACTTATGATAAAATCTTCTATATGATAGTAACTTATAGGATCATCTTTTAAATTAGGAGCAAAAGGGCGTTCATATTTAATAAGTTCTTGCTCAAATTGTTTTAAAGTAGTTAGGTCATTTAATGTTGCCTTCCGTATTTGTAAATGCTGTGTATTCAAAGGTATTTTTTAAAGAAAGTTAATAGTTATAAAAGTAATGAAAATATTCAATTTTAGTATTTATTATTTGAATCGCATTGTGTTTGTTTAATCAAATAAGCTTTGTATTTTTACAACTCACGAAACTGTATGAAATGAAAATAGTTATATCTCCAGCAAAGTCATTAGATTTTGAATCTAAAGTGCCTACAAAAAAATATACAGAACCTATTTTTTCTGCCGAAGCTGAAAAACTCAGTACCGTCTTAAAAAAGAAAAGTGCTAAGCAATTATCTAAATTGATGAATATTTCTGATAATTTAGGACAATTGAATTATGAACGGAATCAACAATGGTGTTTGCCTTTTACACCAGAGAATTCTAAGCAGGCTATTTATGCGTTTAATGGTGATGTGTTTAGAGGGTTGGATGTTGCAACAATACCGACAGAAAAATTAGATCAATTACAGGATAAGCTACGGATTATTTCGGGTCAATATGGCTTGTTAAAACCATTAGATTTGATGCAACCTTACCGCCTAGAAATGGGTACACGATTAAAAATAGGTAGAAAGAATAATTTGTATCAGTATTGGGACAACACGATAACTGAAGCCCTAAATGACGAATTGAAAGAAAACGAACCCGTAATCAATTTGGCAAGTACAGAGTACTTTAAAGCGATAAAACCAAAGGTGTTAAAATCACCTATTATTACTCCAGTTTTTAAGGACTTAAAAAACGGTCAATATAAAACTATTATGACTTATGCCAAACTGGCTAGAGGCTATATGGTACGTTATATCATTGATAATGATATCAATACTGTTGAAGAATTAAAAGGTTTTGACACCGAAGGTTATGCTTTTGATGCCAATATGTCTTCTGAAAATGAGTTGGTGTTTACCAGATAGGTATATCAAATAAATTTTGCTAACTTTTAATTCTCCTCCTTTTTCAAGGAGGAGTGGATTTATGTGTGCGGTAGCAAAGCATAAAGACGAGGTGGTTAAACTCTAATTTTTAAAATTACTAGCGATAACTTCTAATACCAGTTCTAAACTTTCGAAAACCATTTTATTCTCGAACCTAGTAATTTTTAATCCTAACTCTTCTAATAAATGTGTTCTTTGTTCATCATAATTTTGTTGGGCAAAATCTAAATGTACCGCTCCATCTAACTCAATAACAAGATTCTCAGAGGCACAGTAAAAATCTACAATGTAATTACCTATACTATGTTGCCTTCTAAATTTTCTCCCTTTTAATTGCTTCCTTTGAAGTGACTTCCACAATACAGCTTCTGCTGATGTCGATTTATTCCGAAGTGCTTTTCTGCGTTCTTCAAGATATTTACGATTATGTAGCTTACTCATTTATTAATTTTTTAACCCCTCCGCCCATTAACTTGCTATTAAATTTAAAACTATCAGCTGGGCACCTCCCCTTGAAAAAAGGGGAGGAATCTTTTATTTAATTACCTCACAAAAACCTGCCCCTCACCAATAGTATTATTTCTGCTCACGGGAAAAACAACAAATGTGGTTCTTTTTTTAATTTTTTTGTAAATATTAAAATGCGTTTCTCCTGTTAAAGCAATAATTTTTGAAGGATTATTAATGTCCATTGCTTCGTCACGAT from Aureibaculum sp. 2308TA14-22 includes:
- a CDS encoding DUF3179 domain-containing (seleno)protein, producing MKFRLIDEVTKKPIVDAHIFINNSSLGTISDKNGYCKLNVSKQETQLLVIRHVLYKTLSISPEQYQSLVNRDTLEMFGKTVNLNEVLLTAKKSRKWKKNFRRFRKTLLGEGKAAASCKILNPEVLQFEEKNEILTVNATDLLEIENDYLGYTIRFWLEELSIKTDGSTYYKGNGQYINKAKPDDTRYSKRRENIYTHSLPHFLRSLLKSPNKAALKELGYELTFEEYEAGTFKTILNPTELSTLIQPDSLTGNYQLHFPEFLTIKHLGLTMSSENEVQVNVSLAEQRKLGSSRTQSLGKKVQNQVSRLYKIEPYLLFDKRGNIINKAAVREYGYWANQRLASTLPIDYNSFLDSNTKQSAPKLVDTLQIFKNLIGYDQQKKTAALRFLQQNWSQGYIAPLLDILRLSKDDWQQQEIKAVLNKHEPELKADYFNGIQWLWKRSPKYGNYYADFKGYLYSAVDSAFYKYFTGRENQTIIRLDEIVWGGVSKDGIPTLKSPTMMAANEATYLSDTDVVFGLVIHGEARAYPKRILAWHEFLTDDIGDQSIAVVYCTLCGTVIIYDTEYNGVKHKLGTSGFLYRSNKLMYDQATQSLWNTIMGTPVVGPLVEQNIELSTLPVETTTWGAWRKRHPTTQVLSIETGHARNYAEGEAYKDYFADDNLMFPVQRLDRRLPNKARVFIPRPKNFAAQPLAIAVDYLKRKRIHHDKIEDQRLLIITESNGASRAYAIDNQQFKTYKNGKLKDINGEVWLVKEEALVGPEKQRLLRIPAHEVFWFAWVNVFPETRIIY
- a CDS encoding M1 family metallopeptidase, with the translated sequence MKKLTTFVLSVLFISTAVFAQNTPRKTQEGHTNQNKFRQLKDVLATPNSQRTASGAPGVNYTQQKVDYVIDIILDDKNQKITGSETITYHNNSADELTYLWLQLDQNMRAADSKTPDIQPSAIPKGTTKARFDKAYLNDPFDGGFNITSVTNIDDSSLSHTINQTMMRINLPKPLASGETFKFKVSWWYNINNHITDGGRSGFEHFPEDGNNSYVIAQFFPRLCVYDNVEGWQNDQFWGRSEFALEFGDYTVNITTPADHMLGATGVLLNEKEVLTKKQLKKLAEAKKTFDNPVIIHSQDEAIKLEKGFSKKTKTWKFFAENVRDYAFATSRKFIWDGMAVDINGKTVMAYSYYTREANPLYGDHSTRAVAQTLKTYSRHTFDYPYHKAIGVDGQMGMEYPQICFNPGRPNPDGTYSDRTKYRMIGVTIHEVGHNFFPMIVNSDERQWTWMDEGLNSFVQMLAMMDYEEGYPLRRGLPKNIVDYMDGDQAYIAPIMSKGDNVYSFGNNAYGKPATALWILRETIMGRELFDHAFRTYSQRWMFKHPTPADFFRTMEDASAIDLDWFWRGWFYTTDVTDIGIKNVKKFYAEERKGDIVNFVQDTTKTLKFKSPKRANSKYFYEITFDKPGGLVMPIIVEYTYADGSKERKTYPAQIWRYNDKEVTKAVYSNKEIINIAIDPDLETADVDTSNNNWPKKEGNKFEKFKNKIRG
- a CDS encoding serine hydrolase domain-containing protein yields the protein MKTLKTIYSLLIISLIGNYNTFAQFQLTDLSNPDKANISKDSLQKMEIYFHKLVDEKQLAGIQTGILRNGKLIYFDSYGYLNIEKETPVNENSIFRIFSMTKPIVSVALMQLYEQGKFKLDDPLYKYIPEFKKLNVLNGTTLVPAKNPIRIIDLLRHTSGYNYGNGRNTTLNQYYTQANLYTSKNNKEFVKKLSTIPLQFEPGTNWQYGLSTNICGYLIEVLSGKTLKQYLKDSIFEPLQMNDTHFQLPRSKVHRFATGYRWNANGGLYVSEPHDDNRYINEVTLFNGGGGLVSTTFDYLKFCQMLLNDGSLNNVSILKPETIALMTADHLDETRKHQSEGLRLPNGEASFGLGFAIRGENPNVLEKVYGWGGAAGTYFKIDAKHNLVYVMMIQLSPYRQLGLRQQLQEFINAAIIE
- a CDS encoding permease prefix domain 1-containing protein, translating into MSQNPNITIDNTNELESHILEEIEQLQKIGLVEEEAFLIAKKRMGNTDMLTQEFSKVNRKTYILNKIKPYINGILLFIAFLSITELFLTVSIYLAKELGTNDANLNSVSIGVLTLITILPIRFIYLLYKNENLNVRIFKSLSLLIIAIIILRITIFFSTILLVNSLNKSSFDSLHISLKLYQIILVIFIFTFSFILTYHSKKEKKVKIAK
- a CDS encoding PadR family transcriptional regulator; protein product: MEKLSKELIGASSIPIILSILSKNESYGYEIIKKVKDISNGKIAYGDGTLYPVLHKLEKKEFIQSYWKIGDSGRKRKYYKLCDKGKKELASEKENWTAINQIILKLWKIEPNLI
- a CDS encoding GNAT family N-acetyltransferase, which translates into the protein MNTQHLQIRKATLNDLTTLKQFEQELIKYERPFAPNLKDDPISYYHIEDFIISNDAQLLVAVINNELVGSGYALIKNSASYKKPDQFAYLGFMYVSPNHRGKGINGKLTHELITWAATQGISEIQLDVYANNSSAINAYKKIGLQPDLLKMRMEINDNK
- the yaaA gene encoding peroxide stress protein YaaA; this translates as MKIVISPAKSLDFESKVPTKKYTEPIFSAEAEKLSTVLKKKSAKQLSKLMNISDNLGQLNYERNQQWCLPFTPENSKQAIYAFNGDVFRGLDVATIPTEKLDQLQDKLRIISGQYGLLKPLDLMQPYRLEMGTRLKIGRKNNLYQYWDNTITEALNDELKENEPVINLASTEYFKAIKPKVLKSPIITPVFKDLKNGQYKTIMTYAKLARGYMVRYIIDNDINTVEELKGFDTEGYAFDANMSSENELVFTR
- a CDS encoding endonuclease domain-containing protein, which codes for MSKLHNRKYLEERRKALRNKSTSAEAVLWKSLQRKQLKGRKFRRQHSIGNYIVDFYCASENLVIELDGAVHLDFAQQNYDEQRTHLLEELGLKITRFENKMVFESLELVLEVIASNFKN